One window of Candidatus Binatus sp. genomic DNA carries:
- a CDS encoding VOC family protein, with the protein MKLERLDHFGIEVADLARAERFYSGVLGLEVVNRFGDQVLLDCGGQNLALFEVSRPSLGAAARRAIIAHPLGRGHHAFKVKRSDFAQARERLAAAGVESAAPIDWGDHDCIYFLDPDGNLLEMVSYR; encoded by the coding sequence ATGAAACTCGAGCGGCTGGATCATTTCGGTATCGAGGTGGCGGACCTGGCGCGCGCCGAGCGCTTCTATAGCGGTGTCCTCGGGCTTGAAGTCGTCAACCGTTTTGGCGATCAGGTTTTGCTCGATTGCGGCGGCCAGAACCTTGCCCTGTTCGAGGTGTCCCGGCCTTCGCTGGGCGCCGCCGCGCGCCGGGCGATAATCGCGCACCCGCTCGGCCGCGGGCATCATGCGTTCAAGGTGAAGCGGAGCGATTTTGCCCAGGCTCGCGAGCGGCTCGCGGCCGCCGGGGTCGAGAGCGCCGCGCCGATCGATTGGGGCGATCACGACTGCATCTACTTCCTCGATCCCGACGGCAATCTGCTCGAGATGGTGAGTTACCGCTGA